A stretch of Corvus hawaiiensis isolate bCorHaw1 chromosome 8, bCorHaw1.pri.cur, whole genome shotgun sequence DNA encodes these proteins:
- the GOLGA7B gene encoding golgin subfamily A member 7B isoform X1, with translation MATEVHSLQELRRSASLATKVFVQRDYSDGTTCQFQTKFPPELESRIERQLFEETVKTLNGFYAEAEKIGGSSYLEGCLACATAYFIFLCMETHYEKVLKKISKYIQDQNEKIYAPRGLLLTDPLERGMRVIEISIYEDRCSSGSSSSGSSSSSSGGGGAGGR, from the exons ATGGCCACGGAG GTGCACAGCCTGCAGGAGCTGCGGCGCAGCGCGTCCCTGGCCACCAAGGTCTTCGTGCAGCGGGATTACAGTGACGGGACCACATGCCAGTTCCAGACAAAGTTTCCTCCTGAGCTGGAGAGCCGG ATTGAACGGCAACTTTTTGAGGAAACTGTGAAAACCCTAAACGGCTTCTATGCTGAGGCGGAGAAGATTGGGGGCAGCTCATACCTCGAGGGGTGCCTCGCCTGTGCCACTGCCTATTTCATCTTTCTCTGCATGGAGACACATTATGAGAAG GTCCTGAAGAAGATCTCCAAGTACATCCAGGACCAGAATGAGAAGATCTATGCGCCACGGGGGCTGCTGCTCACTGACCCCCTGGAGCGTGGCATGAGGGTC ATCGAGATCTCCATCTACGAGGACCggtgcagcagtggcagctccagcagcggcagctccagcagcagcagcggcgggggcggggcggggggccgGTGA